In Candidatus Anstonellales archaeon, the genomic stretch AAGAAACCACAGGTACAGCTGCAGATTTTAGGAGTTCATCAAAGTTTAATCCAGCAACGGCTTCTGAGAGTACTTTTGCACGCGCCTCATCTACCTGAACACCTGCGGATGAAAGAACGGATATTATATTCTCTTTTGTGATTTCTTTGCCGGCACCGTGAAGTACCAGTACCGCATGAAGATATGGGTCTACTTTCATTTTAACAACCTCCAACCATATTTTTATTAGGCGTTTTTATTTTACTTGCGCTTGTTCAAAAACATTTGCTTCTCTAAATGCCTTTTGAAGCAGAAGTTGAATTGTAGCAGTTGAATAAACACCGCAGTTTAGCGAAAGATTTCTTGCTTGAAGTATGGTGTTTATCAATAAAATGTTTATATTATTATGTGTCGGATATCCGATATTTATAGAAAAGTTTGATGATTCAACAAAGGCACGTATGGTGTCCGACTGGAGAGTTGATGAATCAACATCTAACGTGTTATAGTCAAAGAGCACTCCTTCCTCATCAACTGCTGCTTCTATTCTTATTGCGGCTTCAAAAGGAAGAATGCCTAGCTTTTGGAGTGCCTTGGATACGGTGGGTGATATCTTCTCTCCTTTTTTAACCACTATCGATTCTTTTGCTATAACTATTTTACCCCCACGTATTTGGGCATTTATGTTCGCGCTTTTTAGTTCAGAGAGTGCTGGACCTGGAGGTAGATTTGTCTCACCCTCTAAAACCTTTATATCCTCTACTGCAATTTGGCCCGGTTTTGCAGCGATTTTTTCCTTATTATTCCTGAAATATTGAGCGATAGCGTATGGCGAAAGCGACGAAGAGAGAAAAAGGAGGGAAGGATTTTTCAAGAAGGGGATTAACTTCTCTCCATTTTTTGAGGTCTCCAATGCCCTTTTAATTACACTGTTTTTAGCCGCTATAAATTCTACCTTTCCTCTGAGCGCTTTTCTTGCTTTTTGGAGCAGTCGATCTGGGACGTTGTTTAGATTAACCAAACCAATTACCTTGGACGATTTTATCTTGGATGAAAGATCAGCAACCTTTTTTTTCTTTTTTATAATCGCCTGCCGCTCATTTTTGTTTTCCATCTCTTTTTTCATATTTACACCAGCGCACACTTGCCCATCGTGAGTTTCACGTATATCCGTTTTATGTTTTCGGAACCGACTTTTTCCGCAACTCGGCTATATACTGCTTCAGCATTTTCAACTAAATCATCGACGCTCATCTTTTCTGTTCCAATTGCACACTGAGCTACAGG encodes the following:
- the rplJ gene encoding 50S ribosomal protein L10 — its product is MKKEMENKNERQAIIKKKKKVADLSSKIKSSKVIGLVNLNNVPDRLLQKARKALRGKVEFIAAKNSVIKRALETSKNGEKLIPFLKNPSLLFLSSSLSPYAIAQYFRNNKEKIAAKPGQIAVEDIKVLEGETNLPPGPALSELKSANINAQIRGGKIVIAKESIVVKKGEKISPTVSKALQKLGILPFEAAIRIEAAVDEEGVLFDYNTLDVDSSTLQSDTIRAFVESSNFSINIGYPTHNNINILLINTILQARNLSLNCGVYSTATIQLLLQKAFREANVFEQAQVK
- a CDS encoding 50S ribosomal protein L12 gives rise to the protein MKVDPYLHAVLVLHGAGKEITKENIISVLSSAGVQVDEARAKVLSEAVAGLNFDELLKSAAVPVVSSPSGSKEGGEKEEKKKEVAEEGKKEEATAEGLAALFG